One Kribbella sp. NBC_00662 genomic region harbors:
- a CDS encoding carbohydrate ABC transporter permease, protein MATATVAAAPAVRTEKAPGIKPRGWIGFLFIAPNLLGVIAFTLIPLISVVVLAFTDWNLVSGLGGITFNGIDNFVAIARDPGFWHAIGLTLVYVVVSVPLTVVGGLALGIALNRPLPGRAVLRAIFFLPYIVNVVAIGMTWLMLMNPRAGLVNQVLDAFGIQPGWFASSHWALPALIVMAIWGGVGYCSLIYLSALQDAPRQLYEAADIDGASVWAKFRVITWPSLLPTTIFLLVTLIIGASQGFGLIALITAGGPGDSTTTISYYMYQTGFQFYRFGYASAIGLVTFVGVLVLTLLTWRAQRGRALNE, encoded by the coding sequence ATGGCCACCGCAACCGTCGCGGCCGCCCCGGCGGTCCGGACCGAGAAGGCACCCGGGATCAAACCCCGCGGCTGGATCGGGTTCCTGTTCATCGCGCCGAACCTGCTCGGCGTGATCGCGTTCACCCTGATCCCGTTGATCAGCGTCGTCGTGCTCGCCTTCACCGACTGGAACCTGGTGTCCGGTCTCGGCGGCATCACCTTCAACGGCATCGACAACTTCGTCGCGATCGCCCGCGACCCCGGTTTCTGGCACGCGATCGGGCTCACGCTGGTGTACGTCGTGGTGTCCGTACCGCTCACCGTCGTCGGCGGACTCGCCCTCGGCATCGCGCTCAACCGCCCGCTACCGGGCCGCGCCGTACTGCGAGCGATCTTCTTCCTCCCGTACATCGTCAACGTGGTCGCCATCGGCATGACTTGGCTCATGCTGATGAACCCGAGGGCCGGCCTGGTCAACCAGGTCCTCGATGCCTTCGGCATCCAACCGGGCTGGTTCGCCTCGTCGCACTGGGCGCTGCCGGCGCTGATCGTGATGGCGATCTGGGGCGGCGTCGGGTACTGCTCGCTGATCTACCTGTCCGCGTTGCAGGACGCTCCGCGGCAGCTGTACGAAGCCGCCGACATCGACGGCGCCTCGGTCTGGGCGAAGTTCCGGGTGATCACCTGGCCATCGTTGCTGCCGACAACGATCTTCCTGCTGGTCACGCTGATCATCGGAGCGTCGCAGGGCTTCGGCCTGATCGCGCTGATCACCGCGGGCGGTCCGGGCGACTCGACCACGACGATCTCGTACTACATGTACCAAACAGGATTCCAGTTCTACCGGTTCGGCTACGCGTCGGCGATCGGCCTGGTGACGTTCGTCGGCGTACTCGTCCTGACGCTGTTGACCTGGCGAGCGCAGCGAGGAAGGGCTCTCAATGAGTAA
- a CDS encoding extracellular solute-binding protein, whose translation MGAGLAAAVVPGCAAGGGGRSGALQVWGGVPAASGPGDVVKAFREKFPQYDVNYTRFVNDDRGNLKLDTALQGGVDIDVYFTYSQGAMALRAGSGLAADLTDRVSNDPDLKVFLDTEQPRSYIDNGKVKALATAREPFFVLFNEKLRQQAGVDLPHAWTIDEFRSTAKQLTTNKTVGAYTVPDIARIALGPNYWYDGNRSNFGDPHFEQGFRVGREMIAAGTAFPWTEVLARHLDAYQQNSFLTEEFHLWSTAPFNLRYLYDAKKYPHDFKVAFAPSPTVDGKDWNGGSYSNFIMINPESPKFEAAWAFVKFWLTEGATPMLKGGKLPALGGVTDDQVITGMLGKEPDKYFDMDSFRRVVLEADPKLATDTRLTGFPEITLAVKQQRDLCWLGEKDPGAAIREVRRLADAAIARNERRP comes from the coding sequence ATGGGTGCGGGGCTGGCGGCTGCTGTGGTGCCGGGGTGTGCGGCGGGTGGTGGCGGGCGGTCGGGGGCCTTGCAGGTGTGGGGTGGGGTGCCGGCGGCGTCGGGGCCCGGCGACGTGGTGAAGGCGTTCCGGGAGAAGTTTCCGCAGTACGACGTGAACTACACGCGGTTCGTGAACGACGATCGCGGCAACCTGAAGCTCGATACCGCGCTGCAAGGTGGCGTCGACATCGACGTGTACTTCACCTACTCGCAGGGCGCGATGGCGCTGAGGGCCGGGTCCGGACTGGCGGCGGACCTGACCGATCGGGTGAGCAACGATCCGGACCTGAAGGTGTTCCTCGACACCGAGCAGCCGCGGTCGTACATCGACAACGGCAAGGTCAAGGCACTCGCGACGGCCCGCGAGCCGTTCTTCGTGCTCTTCAACGAGAAGCTCCGGCAGCAGGCCGGCGTCGACCTCCCGCACGCGTGGACGATCGACGAGTTCCGCAGTACGGCGAAGCAACTGACCACGAACAAGACCGTCGGCGCATACACGGTCCCGGACATCGCCCGGATCGCCCTCGGCCCCAACTACTGGTACGACGGCAACCGCAGCAACTTCGGCGACCCCCACTTCGAGCAGGGCTTCCGGGTCGGCCGCGAGATGATCGCCGCCGGTACGGCGTTCCCGTGGACCGAGGTCCTCGCCCGCCACCTCGACGCGTACCAGCAGAACTCGTTCCTGACCGAGGAGTTCCACCTCTGGTCGACCGCGCCGTTCAACCTGCGCTACCTGTACGACGCGAAGAAGTACCCGCACGACTTCAAGGTCGCGTTCGCCCCGTCGCCGACCGTCGACGGCAAGGACTGGAACGGCGGCTCGTACAGCAACTTCATCATGATCAACCCGGAGTCGCCGAAGTTCGAGGCGGCCTGGGCGTTCGTGAAGTTCTGGTTGACCGAGGGCGCCACGCCGATGCTCAAGGGCGGCAAGCTGCCCGCGCTCGGCGGCGTCACCGACGACCAGGTGATCACCGGCATGCTCGGCAAGGAGCCGGACAAGTACTTCGACATGGACTCGTTCCGCCGGGTCGTACTCGAGGCGGATCCCAAGCTCGCGACCGACACCCGGCTGACCGGGTTCCCCGAGATCACCCTCGCCGTGAAGCAGCAGCGCGACCTGTGCTGGCTGGGTGAGAAGGACCCGGGCGCCGCGATCCGTGAGGTACGGCGGCTCGCCGACGCCGCGATCGCCCGTAACGAGAGGAGGCCCTGA
- a CDS encoding carbohydrate ABC transporter permease, with protein MSKSKWLWGIPLWILALAFLAPFAWMISTALKPDVDAYKIPMQWIPNPFQWDNFSTVLTGATSVLPAFGRSVFVAVLRVAGELTTATMAGYAFARMSFKGRDKLFLLYLATAIIPAQLLLVPRFIYFQKLGLYDTLWALILPGMFTVLGTFLMRQFFISQPAEFAEAARMDGANEWRVFTRIYLPLATPVMSALGILAFVWSWNDYETPLVLISNPDRYTLPLSLTNFVDEQGQIAPGLTMAASVISIVPVLIVFVVLQRRFIAAMTHTGIK; from the coding sequence ATGAGTAAGTCCAAGTGGTTGTGGGGGATCCCGCTCTGGATCCTGGCGCTGGCGTTCCTCGCGCCGTTCGCGTGGATGATCTCGACCGCGCTGAAGCCGGACGTGGACGCGTACAAGATCCCGATGCAGTGGATCCCGAACCCGTTCCAGTGGGACAACTTCAGCACGGTGCTGACCGGCGCGACCTCGGTACTCCCGGCGTTCGGTCGTTCAGTCTTTGTCGCAGTCCTGCGGGTCGCGGGCGAGCTGACCACCGCGACGATGGCCGGTTACGCCTTCGCGCGGATGTCGTTCAAGGGCCGCGACAAGTTGTTCCTGCTCTATCTCGCGACCGCGATCATCCCGGCGCAGCTGCTGCTCGTGCCGCGGTTCATCTACTTCCAGAAGCTCGGCCTGTACGACACGTTGTGGGCGCTGATCCTGCCCGGCATGTTCACGGTGCTCGGCACGTTCCTGATGCGGCAGTTCTTCATCAGTCAGCCGGCCGAGTTCGCCGAAGCCGCGCGGATGGACGGCGCGAACGAGTGGCGGGTGTTCACCCGGATCTACTTGCCGTTGGCAACGCCGGTGATGAGTGCGCTCGGCATCCTCGCGTTCGTCTGGTCGTGGAACGACTACGAGACGCCGCTGGTGCTGATCAGCAACCCCGACCGCTACACACTGCCGCTCAGCCTGACCAACTTCGTCGACGAACAGGGCCAGATCGCGCCCGGCCTGACGATGGCCGCCTCGGTGATCTCGATCGTGCCGGTGCTGATCGTGTTCGTCGTCCTGCAACGCCGGTTCATCGCCGCCATGACTCACACAGGGATCAAATGA